From a single Phragmites australis chromosome 7, lpPhrAust1.1, whole genome shotgun sequence genomic region:
- the LOC133923685 gene encoding WUSCHEL-related homeobox 4-like translates to MRLHHLHVAYLDKAASSSSPSSTSPSLPSSAIPSALQCLRPLAPKISFPQARKMVVVPEFARVRNASRPLNCTVQMPTAGTTRWNPSPEQIKVLEMLYRGGMRTPNSFQIERVTEELSKYGRIEGKNVFYWFQNHKARERQKQKRAALLTLSTTSSLPEIKDGAADKKEACEDATRCKIWRGGTHGHATTEVADFTDDVTLELFPLRPQGKAN, encoded by the exons ATGAGGCTTCACCATTTGCATGTGGCTTACTTGGACAAAGCGGCCTCGTCTTCGTCACCATCATCGACCTCCCCGTCTCTCCCCTCCTCTGCCATCCCGTCGGCCCTTCAATGTTTGCGCCCACTTGCGCCGAAGATCTCGTTCCCTCAGGCGAGGAAGATGGTCGTCGTACCTGAGTTTGCTCGCGTCAGAAATGCTTCGAGGCCGCTGAACTGCACG GTGCAAATGCCAACGGCTGGCACGACACGATGGAACCCGTCGCCGGAGCAGATAAAGGTGCTGGAGATGCTGTACCGCGGCGGGATGCGCACGCCGAACTCGTTCCAGATCGAGCGCGTCACGGAGGAGCTCAGCAAGTACGGTCGGATCGAGGGCAAGAACGTCTTCTACTGGTTCCAGAACCACAAGGCCCGCGAGCGGCAGAAGCAGAAGCGTGCCGCCCTCCTCACTCTCAGCACCACTTCGTCGCTGCCGGAAATCAAA GATGGAGCTGCAGACAAGAAGGAAGCGTGTGAGGATGCTACGAGGTGCAAGATCTGGCGGGGTGGTACCCATGGCCATGCAACTACGGAGGTAGCCGACTTCACCGACGATGTGACGCTGGAGCTCTTCCCGTTGCGTCCTCAGGGAAAAGCTAATTGA
- the LOC133925112 gene encoding filament-like plant protein 7 isoform X1 gives MDHKAWLWRKKSSERELEKEKFARLEQSLQDLNEQLSLAHAECIEKDAILAKQAKVAEEAILGWEKAEAEAIALKTQLDDTLDEKNAIEQRIWQLDEALHVAMVERDSLIKDTTQIISCEKVKVQKLEANLAEKVNIIASLDAENDKLSEILSVKEDIISELIESKRVTESNFKDLAVKLESAERSNSSLRYEVCMLQKQLEIRSEERKFSLKSADAAHKQHLENVRKITKLESESQRLRSMVRKRLPGPAAIAKMRSEVETLGSNTATTRTRRFNSMTSFNSSDPVQNSQDASHGNSPLLARLHAIEDENKAIKESLSRKDGELQFSRTMLARTTTKLSQVEAQFEELSRDRTAAELVKSSPAVVENPLSSISEDGCNEDNVSCSGSWASALLSELEHFKKEKLTAHSSKSTRVSDMSFMDDFAELEKFLCNDKLKEPYDSKREAVESSGKELVPVDGPTGTTDQIRQCKIEKAVLKLIELIEGVIQRSSKDYSSTLVLSGGDEDNDHETLSGYVARAFLWKTSELTSVLQNLVFACSELLYGNSDVECFVHELHLTLEWIISHCFSLRDVSDMKEAIIKHLELNTDGLEVVAVTKHTGIHTADGIDEPRTPDNVQMSLVSDSSCMDIGSKADVGPQNTSNEIAVSKFQGIEENASNLRAELNKLESGKIKAHVVDGESTMNECGTHESIFISGLNKGKQEGITCLESKLHLECCSANEGSKDAADNEEKHLQMLPLLSQQLEISTASEKLIECRETILNLGKQLKALASPKDAVLFDKVLHTAARPERKPRSQSLSEMLSMDDGGFYYPSSPKTKEIICTELRAPGERNHSADEGYYGSAACSSHSIPVVSPVKPRGVNGTCRSEADVKLLALAVAPSKQKGNNSLLKRILTGRRKEAIAKPKVVLSS, from the exons ATGGATCATAAGGCATGGCTTTGGAGAAAGAAATCATCAGAGAGGGAGCTGGAG AAGGAGAAGTTTGCACGATTAGAGCAATCTCTTCAAGACTTAAATGAACAACTTTCATTGGCCCATGCTGAGTGCATTGAGAAGGATGCTATCTTAGCCAAACAAGCAAAAGTAGCTGAAGAAGCCATACTAG GTTGGGAGAAAGCTGAGGCTGAAGCAATAGCTCTCAAGACACAACTTGATGATACACTAGATGAAAAAAATGCAATTGAGCAAAGGATTTGGCAGCTTGACGAGGCTCTACATGTTGCCATGGTAGAGAGGGACTCATTAATAAAGGACACAACTCAAATTATTTCTTGTGAAAAAGTCAAAGTTCAGAAGCTGGAAGCAAATTTAGCGGAGAAAGTAAACATAATTGCTAGCTTAGATGCCGAGAATGACAAACTTTCTGAAATTCTGTCAGTGAAAGAGGACATCATCTCAGAGCTAATTGAGTCAAAGAGAGTAACAGAGTCAAACTTCAAGGACCTTGCAGTAAAGTTAGAGTCAGCTGAAAGATCTAATTCTTCACTTAGGTACGAGGTTTGCATGCTGCAGAAGCAACTTGAGATTCGAAGTGAAGAAAGGAAATTTAGTCTCAAATCTGCTGATGCTGCACATAAACAGCATCTTGAGAACGTAAGGAAGATAACTAAGCTCGAATCAGAATCCCAGAGATTGCGTTCAATGGTACGTAAAAGGCTACCGGGTCCTGCTGCCATTGCCAAAATGAGAAGTGAAGTTGAAACATTGGGTAGCAATACAGCAACCACAAGGACAAGAAGGTTTAATTCTATGACATCATTCAACTCAAGTGATCCGGTACAGAACTCTCAGGATGCATCGCATGGAAATTCTCCGTTGCTCGCAAGGCTACATGCAATAGAAGATGAAAATAAAGCCATAAAGGAATCTCTTTCTAGAAAAGATGGTGAACTTCAGTTTTCTCGGACTATGCTTGCTCGCACAACTACTAAACTTTCCCAAGTTGAAGCCCAGTTTGAAGAGCTATCAAGAGACCGGACTGCTGCAGAATTGGTAAAAAGTAGTCCTGCAGTGGTTGAAAACCCTCTTTCATCTATCTCTGAGGATGGTTGCAATGAAGATAATGTCAGCTGTTCAGGCTCTTGGGCATCAGCTTTATTATCTGAGCTGGAACACTTCAAGAAGGAGAAACTCACAGCACATTCTAGTAAGAGCACAAGAGTATCAGACATGAGTTTCATGGATGACTTTGCAGAGTTAGAAAAGTTTTTATGTAATGATAAACTTAAGGAACCATATGATTCAAAGAGAGAGGCAGTAGAATCATCAGGAAAAGAGCTAGTTCCAGTTGATGGCCCCACTGGAACAACTGACCAAATTCGCCAGTGTAAGATTGAGAAGGCTGTCCTAAAGTTAATTGAACTTATCGAGGGAGTCATCCAGAGATCATCAAAGGATTATAGTAGCACGCTTGTGCTATCTGGTGGCGACGAGGATAATGACCATGAAACATTATCAGGCTATGTTGCTCGTGCATTCTTGTGGAAAACATCAGAACTTACTTCTGTTCTGCAAAATCTTGTCTTTGCATGCAGTGAGCTTCTGTATGGGAATTCTGATGTTGAATGCTTTGTTCATGAACTCCACCTCACATTAGAATGGATAATCAGCCATTGCTTTTCACTACGAGATGTATCCGACATGAAGGAAGCTATCATAAAGCATTTGGAATTAAACACAGATGGACTTGAAGTTGTTGCAGTAACCAAGCACACAGGAATCCATACAGCGGATGGCATAGATGAACCTAGGACGCCAGACAATGTTCAGATGTCGTTAGTATCTGACTCAAGCTGTATGGATATTGGATCTAAAGCCGATGTTGGTCCACAAAACACAAGTAATGAAATAGCAGTCTCTAAATTTCAGGGGATAGAAGAAAATGCTTCAAATTTGCGGGCAGAACTTAATAAGTTGGAGTCAGGAAAAATAAAGGCACATGTTGTTGATGGTGAGTCTACTATGAATGAATGTGGTACACATGAATCCATTTTCATATCTGGACTAAATAAAGGCAAGCAAGAAGGGATTACTTGTCTTGAATCCAAGCTTCATCTTgaatg TTGCTCTGCTAATGAAGGTTCAAAAGATGCCGCTGATAATGAAGAGAAACATCTGCAGATG CTACCCCTTTTATCACAGCAGCTGGAGATATCAACAGCATCAGAGAAGCTCATTGAGTGCCGGGAGACAATCCTAAACCTGGGGAAACAACTGAAAGCGCTTGCATCTCCAAAGGACGCAGTCCTTTTTGACAAGGTGCTTCATACTGCAGCTCGGCCTGAGCGGAAACCTCGATCTCAGTCACTAAGCGAGATGCTATCCATGGATGATGGAGGATTTTATTACCCAAGCTCCCCAAAAACTAAGGAGATAATTTGTACTGAGCTGAGGGCGCCGGGTGAAAGAAATCATTCTGCCGACGAGGGATATTATGGTTCAGCAGCATGTAGTTCTCACTCAATTCCAGTGGTGTCGCCCGTAAAGCCTCGTGGTGTGAATGGAACCTGCAGAAGTGAAGCTGATGTCAAGCTATTAGCACTTGCTGTTGCCCCGAGTAAGCAGAAGGGGAACAACAGCTTGCTCAAGAGGATTCTGACAGGAAGGAGAAAGGAGGCCATCGCCAAACCAAAGGTTGTGCTAAGTTCTTAA
- the LOC133925112 gene encoding filament-like plant protein 7 isoform X3, with protein sequence MDHKAWLWRKKSSERELEKEKFARLEQSLQDLNEQLSLAHAECIEKDAILAKQAKVAEEAILGWEKAEAEAIALKTQLDDTLDEKNAIEQRIWQLDEALHVAMVERDSLIKDTTQIISCEKVKVQKLEANLAEKVNIIASLDAENDKLSEILSVKEDIISELIESKRVTESNFKDLAVKLESAERSNSSLRYEVCMLQKQLEIRSEERKFSLKSADAAHKQHLENVRKITKLESESQRLRSMVRKRLPGPAAIAKMRSEVETLGSNTATTRTRRFNSMTSFNSSDPVQNSQDASHGNSPLLARLHAIEDENKAIKESLSRKDGELQFSRTMLARTTTKLSQVEAQFEELSRDRTAAELVKSSPAVVENPLSSISEDGCNEDNVSCSGSWASALLSELEHFKKEKLTAHSSKSTRVSDMSFMDDFAELEKFLCNDKLKEPYDSKREAVESSGKELVPVDGPTGTTDQIRQCKIEKAVLKLIELIEGVIQRSSKDYSSTLVLSGGDEDNDHETLSGYVARAFLWKTSELTSVLQNLVFACSELLYGNSDVECFVHELHLTLEWIISHCFSLRDVSDMKEAIIKHLELNTDGLEVVAVTKHTGIHTADGIDEPRTPDNVQMSLVSDSSCMDIGSKADVGPQNTSNEIAVSKFQGIEENASNLRAELNKLESGKIKAHVVDGESTMNECGTHESIFISGLNKGKQEGITCLESKLHLECCSANEGSKDAADNEEKHLQMLEISTASEKLIECRETILNLGKQLKALASPKDAVLFDKVLHTAARPERKPRSQSLSEMLSMDDGGFYYPSSPKTKEIICTELRAPGERNHSADEGYYGSAACSSHSIPVVSPVKPRGVNGTCRSEADVKLLALAVAPSKQKGNNSLLKRILTGRRKEAIAKPKVVLSS encoded by the exons ATGGATCATAAGGCATGGCTTTGGAGAAAGAAATCATCAGAGAGGGAGCTGGAG AAGGAGAAGTTTGCACGATTAGAGCAATCTCTTCAAGACTTAAATGAACAACTTTCATTGGCCCATGCTGAGTGCATTGAGAAGGATGCTATCTTAGCCAAACAAGCAAAAGTAGCTGAAGAAGCCATACTAG GTTGGGAGAAAGCTGAGGCTGAAGCAATAGCTCTCAAGACACAACTTGATGATACACTAGATGAAAAAAATGCAATTGAGCAAAGGATTTGGCAGCTTGACGAGGCTCTACATGTTGCCATGGTAGAGAGGGACTCATTAATAAAGGACACAACTCAAATTATTTCTTGTGAAAAAGTCAAAGTTCAGAAGCTGGAAGCAAATTTAGCGGAGAAAGTAAACATAATTGCTAGCTTAGATGCCGAGAATGACAAACTTTCTGAAATTCTGTCAGTGAAAGAGGACATCATCTCAGAGCTAATTGAGTCAAAGAGAGTAACAGAGTCAAACTTCAAGGACCTTGCAGTAAAGTTAGAGTCAGCTGAAAGATCTAATTCTTCACTTAGGTACGAGGTTTGCATGCTGCAGAAGCAACTTGAGATTCGAAGTGAAGAAAGGAAATTTAGTCTCAAATCTGCTGATGCTGCACATAAACAGCATCTTGAGAACGTAAGGAAGATAACTAAGCTCGAATCAGAATCCCAGAGATTGCGTTCAATGGTACGTAAAAGGCTACCGGGTCCTGCTGCCATTGCCAAAATGAGAAGTGAAGTTGAAACATTGGGTAGCAATACAGCAACCACAAGGACAAGAAGGTTTAATTCTATGACATCATTCAACTCAAGTGATCCGGTACAGAACTCTCAGGATGCATCGCATGGAAATTCTCCGTTGCTCGCAAGGCTACATGCAATAGAAGATGAAAATAAAGCCATAAAGGAATCTCTTTCTAGAAAAGATGGTGAACTTCAGTTTTCTCGGACTATGCTTGCTCGCACAACTACTAAACTTTCCCAAGTTGAAGCCCAGTTTGAAGAGCTATCAAGAGACCGGACTGCTGCAGAATTGGTAAAAAGTAGTCCTGCAGTGGTTGAAAACCCTCTTTCATCTATCTCTGAGGATGGTTGCAATGAAGATAATGTCAGCTGTTCAGGCTCTTGGGCATCAGCTTTATTATCTGAGCTGGAACACTTCAAGAAGGAGAAACTCACAGCACATTCTAGTAAGAGCACAAGAGTATCAGACATGAGTTTCATGGATGACTTTGCAGAGTTAGAAAAGTTTTTATGTAATGATAAACTTAAGGAACCATATGATTCAAAGAGAGAGGCAGTAGAATCATCAGGAAAAGAGCTAGTTCCAGTTGATGGCCCCACTGGAACAACTGACCAAATTCGCCAGTGTAAGATTGAGAAGGCTGTCCTAAAGTTAATTGAACTTATCGAGGGAGTCATCCAGAGATCATCAAAGGATTATAGTAGCACGCTTGTGCTATCTGGTGGCGACGAGGATAATGACCATGAAACATTATCAGGCTATGTTGCTCGTGCATTCTTGTGGAAAACATCAGAACTTACTTCTGTTCTGCAAAATCTTGTCTTTGCATGCAGTGAGCTTCTGTATGGGAATTCTGATGTTGAATGCTTTGTTCATGAACTCCACCTCACATTAGAATGGATAATCAGCCATTGCTTTTCACTACGAGATGTATCCGACATGAAGGAAGCTATCATAAAGCATTTGGAATTAAACACAGATGGACTTGAAGTTGTTGCAGTAACCAAGCACACAGGAATCCATACAGCGGATGGCATAGATGAACCTAGGACGCCAGACAATGTTCAGATGTCGTTAGTATCTGACTCAAGCTGTATGGATATTGGATCTAAAGCCGATGTTGGTCCACAAAACACAAGTAATGAAATAGCAGTCTCTAAATTTCAGGGGATAGAAGAAAATGCTTCAAATTTGCGGGCAGAACTTAATAAGTTGGAGTCAGGAAAAATAAAGGCACATGTTGTTGATGGTGAGTCTACTATGAATGAATGTGGTACACATGAATCCATTTTCATATCTGGACTAAATAAAGGCAAGCAAGAAGGGATTACTTGTCTTGAATCCAAGCTTCATCTTgaatg TTGCTCTGCTAATGAAGGTTCAAAAGATGCCGCTGATAATGAAGAGAAACATCTGCAGATG CTGGAGATATCAACAGCATCAGAGAAGCTCATTGAGTGCCGGGAGACAATCCTAAACCTGGGGAAACAACTGAAAGCGCTTGCATCTCCAAAGGACGCAGTCCTTTTTGACAAGGTGCTTCATACTGCAGCTCGGCCTGAGCGGAAACCTCGATCTCAGTCACTAAGCGAGATGCTATCCATGGATGATGGAGGATTTTATTACCCAAGCTCCCCAAAAACTAAGGAGATAATTTGTACTGAGCTGAGGGCGCCGGGTGAAAGAAATCATTCTGCCGACGAGGGATATTATGGTTCAGCAGCATGTAGTTCTCACTCAATTCCAGTGGTGTCGCCCGTAAAGCCTCGTGGTGTGAATGGAACCTGCAGAAGTGAAGCTGATGTCAAGCTATTAGCACTTGCTGTTGCCCCGAGTAAGCAGAAGGGGAACAACAGCTTGCTCAAGAGGATTCTGACAGGAAGGAGAAAGGAGGCCATCGCCAAACCAAAGGTTGTGCTAAGTTCTTAA
- the LOC133925112 gene encoding filament-like plant protein 7 isoform X2: MDHKAWLWRKKSSERELEKEKFARLEQSLQDLNEQLSLAHAECIEKDAILAKQAKVAEEAILGWEKAEAEAIALKTQLDDTLDEKNAIEQRIWQLDEALHVAMVERDSLIKDTTQIISCEKVKVQKLEANLAEKVNIIASLDAENDKLSEILSVKEDIISELIESKRVTESNFKDLAVKLESAERSNSSLRYEVCMLQKQLEIRSEERKFSLKSADAAHKQHLENVRKITKLESESQRLRSMVRKRLPGPAAIAKMRSEVETLGSNTATTRTRRFNSMTSFNSSDPVQNSQDASHGNSPLLARLHAIEDENKAIKESLSRKDGELQFSRTMLARTTTKLSQVEAQFEELSRDRTAAELVKSSPAVVENPLSSISEDGCNEDNVSCSGSWASALLSELEHFKKEKLTAHSSKSTRVSDMSFMDDFAELEKFLCNDKLKEPYDSKREAVESSGKELVPVDGPTGTTDQIRQCKIEKAVLKLIELIEGVIQRSSKDYSSTLVLSGGDEDNDHETLSGYVARAFLWKTSELTSVLQNLVFACSELLYGNSDVECFVHELHLTLEWIISHCFSLRDVSDMKEAIIKHLELNTDGLEVVAVTKHTGIHTADGIDEPRTPDNVQMSLVSDSSCMDIGSKADVGPQNTSNEIAVSKFQGIEENASNLRAELNKLESGKIKAHVVDGESTMNECGTHESIFISGLNKGKQEGITCLESKLHLECCSANEGSKDAADNEEKHLQMQLEISTASEKLIECRETILNLGKQLKALASPKDAVLFDKVLHTAARPERKPRSQSLSEMLSMDDGGFYYPSSPKTKEIICTELRAPGERNHSADEGYYGSAACSSHSIPVVSPVKPRGVNGTCRSEADVKLLALAVAPSKQKGNNSLLKRILTGRRKEAIAKPKVVLSS; encoded by the exons ATGGATCATAAGGCATGGCTTTGGAGAAAGAAATCATCAGAGAGGGAGCTGGAG AAGGAGAAGTTTGCACGATTAGAGCAATCTCTTCAAGACTTAAATGAACAACTTTCATTGGCCCATGCTGAGTGCATTGAGAAGGATGCTATCTTAGCCAAACAAGCAAAAGTAGCTGAAGAAGCCATACTAG GTTGGGAGAAAGCTGAGGCTGAAGCAATAGCTCTCAAGACACAACTTGATGATACACTAGATGAAAAAAATGCAATTGAGCAAAGGATTTGGCAGCTTGACGAGGCTCTACATGTTGCCATGGTAGAGAGGGACTCATTAATAAAGGACACAACTCAAATTATTTCTTGTGAAAAAGTCAAAGTTCAGAAGCTGGAAGCAAATTTAGCGGAGAAAGTAAACATAATTGCTAGCTTAGATGCCGAGAATGACAAACTTTCTGAAATTCTGTCAGTGAAAGAGGACATCATCTCAGAGCTAATTGAGTCAAAGAGAGTAACAGAGTCAAACTTCAAGGACCTTGCAGTAAAGTTAGAGTCAGCTGAAAGATCTAATTCTTCACTTAGGTACGAGGTTTGCATGCTGCAGAAGCAACTTGAGATTCGAAGTGAAGAAAGGAAATTTAGTCTCAAATCTGCTGATGCTGCACATAAACAGCATCTTGAGAACGTAAGGAAGATAACTAAGCTCGAATCAGAATCCCAGAGATTGCGTTCAATGGTACGTAAAAGGCTACCGGGTCCTGCTGCCATTGCCAAAATGAGAAGTGAAGTTGAAACATTGGGTAGCAATACAGCAACCACAAGGACAAGAAGGTTTAATTCTATGACATCATTCAACTCAAGTGATCCGGTACAGAACTCTCAGGATGCATCGCATGGAAATTCTCCGTTGCTCGCAAGGCTACATGCAATAGAAGATGAAAATAAAGCCATAAAGGAATCTCTTTCTAGAAAAGATGGTGAACTTCAGTTTTCTCGGACTATGCTTGCTCGCACAACTACTAAACTTTCCCAAGTTGAAGCCCAGTTTGAAGAGCTATCAAGAGACCGGACTGCTGCAGAATTGGTAAAAAGTAGTCCTGCAGTGGTTGAAAACCCTCTTTCATCTATCTCTGAGGATGGTTGCAATGAAGATAATGTCAGCTGTTCAGGCTCTTGGGCATCAGCTTTATTATCTGAGCTGGAACACTTCAAGAAGGAGAAACTCACAGCACATTCTAGTAAGAGCACAAGAGTATCAGACATGAGTTTCATGGATGACTTTGCAGAGTTAGAAAAGTTTTTATGTAATGATAAACTTAAGGAACCATATGATTCAAAGAGAGAGGCAGTAGAATCATCAGGAAAAGAGCTAGTTCCAGTTGATGGCCCCACTGGAACAACTGACCAAATTCGCCAGTGTAAGATTGAGAAGGCTGTCCTAAAGTTAATTGAACTTATCGAGGGAGTCATCCAGAGATCATCAAAGGATTATAGTAGCACGCTTGTGCTATCTGGTGGCGACGAGGATAATGACCATGAAACATTATCAGGCTATGTTGCTCGTGCATTCTTGTGGAAAACATCAGAACTTACTTCTGTTCTGCAAAATCTTGTCTTTGCATGCAGTGAGCTTCTGTATGGGAATTCTGATGTTGAATGCTTTGTTCATGAACTCCACCTCACATTAGAATGGATAATCAGCCATTGCTTTTCACTACGAGATGTATCCGACATGAAGGAAGCTATCATAAAGCATTTGGAATTAAACACAGATGGACTTGAAGTTGTTGCAGTAACCAAGCACACAGGAATCCATACAGCGGATGGCATAGATGAACCTAGGACGCCAGACAATGTTCAGATGTCGTTAGTATCTGACTCAAGCTGTATGGATATTGGATCTAAAGCCGATGTTGGTCCACAAAACACAAGTAATGAAATAGCAGTCTCTAAATTTCAGGGGATAGAAGAAAATGCTTCAAATTTGCGGGCAGAACTTAATAAGTTGGAGTCAGGAAAAATAAAGGCACATGTTGTTGATGGTGAGTCTACTATGAATGAATGTGGTACACATGAATCCATTTTCATATCTGGACTAAATAAAGGCAAGCAAGAAGGGATTACTTGTCTTGAATCCAAGCTTCATCTTgaatg TTGCTCTGCTAATGAAGGTTCAAAAGATGCCGCTGATAATGAAGAGAAACATCTGCAGATG CAGCTGGAGATATCAACAGCATCAGAGAAGCTCATTGAGTGCCGGGAGACAATCCTAAACCTGGGGAAACAACTGAAAGCGCTTGCATCTCCAAAGGACGCAGTCCTTTTTGACAAGGTGCTTCATACTGCAGCTCGGCCTGAGCGGAAACCTCGATCTCAGTCACTAAGCGAGATGCTATCCATGGATGATGGAGGATTTTATTACCCAAGCTCCCCAAAAACTAAGGAGATAATTTGTACTGAGCTGAGGGCGCCGGGTGAAAGAAATCATTCTGCCGACGAGGGATATTATGGTTCAGCAGCATGTAGTTCTCACTCAATTCCAGTGGTGTCGCCCGTAAAGCCTCGTGGTGTGAATGGAACCTGCAGAAGTGAAGCTGATGTCAAGCTATTAGCACTTGCTGTTGCCCCGAGTAAGCAGAAGGGGAACAACAGCTTGCTCAAGAGGATTCTGACAGGAAGGAGAAAGGAGGCCATCGCCAAACCAAAGGTTGTGCTAAGTTCTTAA